Proteins found in one Bordetella genomosp. 9 genomic segment:
- a CDS encoding ABC transporter ATP-binding protein, whose translation MTDSVLRLADLRGGYGDADILKGISLHVLPGEIVTIAGTNGAGKSTIIKAVMGLLPRTSGQVILRDRDIAALSVESRLDRGIGYVPQVANVFGSLTVHENLLVVQGVKRPRARVDAMYQLFPALVRHRRRAAGTLSGGERQQLAFARALMREPDMLLLDEPTAALSPARVDEIFAYVQALPAAGTTVLMVEQRARQSLAVSQRGYIIDQGAVAMEGAARDLLDDPRAADLFLGKHDA comes from the coding sequence ATGACCGATTCCGTGCTACGGCTGGCCGACCTGCGTGGCGGCTACGGCGACGCCGATATCCTGAAAGGCATCTCCCTGCACGTGCTGCCCGGCGAGATCGTCACCATCGCCGGCACCAACGGCGCCGGCAAGTCCACCATCATCAAGGCGGTGATGGGCCTGCTGCCCCGCACCTCGGGACAGGTGATCCTGCGCGATCGCGACATCGCCGCGTTGAGCGTGGAGTCGCGCCTGGACCGCGGGATCGGCTACGTGCCGCAGGTCGCCAATGTGTTCGGGTCGCTGACCGTCCACGAAAACCTGCTGGTGGTGCAGGGCGTCAAGCGCCCGCGCGCGCGGGTGGATGCGATGTACCAGCTCTTTCCGGCGCTGGTGCGCCATCGCCGCCGCGCGGCCGGCACGCTGTCGGGCGGCGAGCGGCAGCAACTGGCGTTCGCGCGGGCCTTGATGCGCGAACCGGATATGCTGCTGCTCGACGAGCCGACGGCGGCGCTTTCGCCGGCCCGCGTGGACGAGATCTTTGCCTACGTACAGGCGCTGCCGGCCGCCGGCACCACGGTGCTGATGGTGGAACAGCGCGCCCGCCAGTCGCTCGCGGTCAGCCAGCGCGGCTACATCATCGACCAGGGCGCGGTCGCCATGGAAGGCGCCGCCCGGGATCTGCTCGACGATCCGCGCGCGGCCGACCTTTTCCTGGGCAAACACGATGCGTAG
- a CDS encoding NAD(P)/FAD-dependent oxidoreductase, producing the protein MKELVVVGAGVIGLACARRAQQAGWRVTLLDRDFEGDRASHGNAGGIAVSESTPIAVSGFSLKAARWLLDPLGPLAIRLSYAPRLLPWLRVFNQVGQPEHFRRISRALAALNDRALADLAPLLDDLGLAGQLHRRGALTVYETDAAYATDAGEWAWKRELGVRWRPVTVDELRQLEPALAPVFRHAIMLEDWAHVDDPLNIVRALRERIRQDGGQLVTADVAALALDDPGRPAALGRDGRRHAADRVVVAAGAWSGALARSVGDRVLLESERGYNTTLPAATGMLDREVIFAERKFVATPLAIGLRIGGAAEFAGLDAAPNYRRSDALLALARRYLPGMDERDARRWMGHRPATPDSLPVIGASPVSDRVLYAFGHGHLGLTQAATTGAIVGDLLADADPRIDLRPYSISRFNKANPLC; encoded by the coding sequence ATGAAGGAACTTGTCGTCGTCGGCGCGGGCGTGATCGGGCTGGCCTGCGCGCGGCGCGCGCAGCAAGCGGGCTGGCGCGTGACCCTGCTGGACCGCGATTTCGAAGGAGACCGCGCCTCCCACGGTAATGCCGGCGGCATCGCCGTCAGCGAATCGACGCCAATCGCGGTGTCGGGCTTCAGCCTGAAGGCCGCCCGCTGGCTGCTGGATCCCCTGGGACCGCTGGCCATCCGCCTGTCTTACGCGCCGCGGCTGCTGCCCTGGCTGCGGGTATTCAACCAGGTCGGCCAGCCCGAGCACTTCCGCCGTATCTCGCGCGCGCTGGCGGCGCTGAACGACCGCGCGCTGGCCGACCTGGCGCCCCTGCTGGACGATCTGGGCCTGGCGGGCCAGCTGCACCGGCGCGGCGCGCTGACGGTCTACGAGACCGATGCGGCCTACGCGACCGATGCCGGCGAATGGGCCTGGAAACGCGAACTGGGCGTGCGCTGGCGTCCCGTGACCGTGGATGAGCTGCGCCAGCTGGAGCCCGCGCTGGCGCCCGTGTTCCGCCACGCGATCATGCTGGAGGACTGGGCGCACGTGGACGATCCGCTGAACATCGTGCGGGCCTTGCGTGAACGCATCCGGCAGGATGGCGGCCAGCTGGTGACGGCCGACGTCGCCGCCCTGGCGCTCGACGATCCGGGCCGTCCGGCCGCACTGGGCCGCGATGGCCGCCGCCATGCGGCGGACCGTGTCGTCGTCGCCGCCGGCGCGTGGTCGGGCGCCCTGGCGCGATCCGTCGGCGACCGCGTGCTGCTGGAAAGCGAACGCGGCTACAACACGACGCTGCCCGCCGCGACGGGCATGCTCGACCGCGAGGTCATCTTCGCCGAACGCAAGTTCGTCGCGACGCCGCTGGCGATCGGCCTGCGCATCGGCGGCGCGGCCGAATTCGCCGGCCTGGACGCGGCCCCCAACTATCGCCGCAGCGATGCGTTGCTGGCGTTGGCGCGGCGCTATCTGCCCGGCATGGACGAGCGCGACGCGCGTCGTTGGATGGGCCATCGCCCCGCCACGCCGGACTCGCTGCCGGTGATCGGCGCGTCGCCGGTGTCGGATCGCGTGTTGTACGCCTTCGGCCATGGCCATCTCGGCTTGACGCAGGCGGCCACGACCGGCGCCATCGTCGGCGACCTGCTGGCGGACGCCGACCCCCGCATCGACCTGCGGCCCTATTCGATTTCCCGCTTCAACAAGGCGAACCCGCTATGCTGA